In Elusimicrobia bacterium HGW-Elusimicrobia-1, the following proteins share a genomic window:
- a CDS encoding type II toxin-antitoxin system mRNA interferase toxin, RelE/StbE family, producing the protein MKISKIYPTSHFTRAYRKLPENIKKLAQRQEKIFLSNPFERKLNTHKLKGELSGYWSYRVNYEYRLLFRFCDPGEVLYYDIGTHEIYR; encoded by the coding sequence ATGAAAATCTCCAAGATTTATCCGACTTCACACTTTACAAGAGCGTACCGAAAACTGCCGGAGAACATAAAGAAACTTGCTCAAAGACAGGAAAAGATATTTTTGTCAAATCCGTTTGAGCGAAAGTTAAATACCCATAAATTGAAAGGTGAGTTATCGGGTTATTGGTCGTATCGTGTCAATTACGAGTACAGATTATTGTTCAGATTTTGCGACCCCGGCGAAGTTTTATATTACGACATAGGAACTCACGAGATATATAGATAG